Proteins from a single region of Sesamum indicum cultivar Zhongzhi No. 13 linkage group LG5, S_indicum_v1.0, whole genome shotgun sequence:
- the LOC105162333 gene encoding cytochrome P450 CYP736A12-like — MAVSWIWLTLIAFIATSLLHRLVTSNNKKKRLPPGPKGLPILGHLHLLGKNPHQDLHRIAQKHGPIMYMRFGLVPNVIVSSPKAAELFLKTHDLIFASRPPHQAAKYLSWDQRNLSFGAYGPYWRNMRKLCTLELLSNLKISCFQTMRREELGIFIESLKQAARDGIPVDLSAKVSSLTAEMSCRMVFGKKYEDKDIDERGFKTVIQEGMKLAAVPNLGDYFPFLGILDIQGLTRKMKALSKVYDDFFEKVINEHVRDWDHGEQTKDIVDTMMSIMQSGQTREFQFDRRHVKAIMLDMLAGSMDTAASSVEWILSELLRNPTTMKKVQKELEEVVGLERMVEESDIDQLEYLDMVVKETFRLHPVAPLLIPHYAMEDCTVNGYDIPKASRIIINTHAIGRDPDAWSEPEKFIPERFVGSEIDVRGQHFQLLPFGSGRRGCPGMQLGLIQVRLIVSQLVHCFDWRLPNGVLPKELDMAEEFGLVVNRANHLMAIPTFRLQN; from the exons ATGGCAGTCTCTTGGATTTGGCTTACACTCATAGCCTTTATAGCAACCTCTTTGCTTCACAGGTTGGTGACGAGCAATAACAAGAAGAAGAGACTGCCTCCAGGTCCAAAAGGGCTCCCTATTTTAGGACACCTCCATTTGCTGGGGAAAAACCCTCATCAAGATTTGCATAGGATAGCCCAAAAACATGGCCCTATAATGTACATGCGATTCGGGCTTGTCCCAAACGTCATCGTCTCATCGCCTAAAGCAGCTGAGCTCTTCCTCAAAACACACGACCTCATTTTCGCCAGCAGACCACCTCATCAGGCTGCTAAGTACCTGTCTTGGGATCAAAGGAACTTGTCGTTTGGTGCATACGGTCCCTACTGGCGAAACATGCGTAAACTGTGCACACTAGAGTTGCTCAGCAACCTTAAGATCAGTTGTTTCCAAACTATGAGAAGGGAAGAACTTGGGATTTTCATTGAATCACTCAAACAGGCTGCTCGTGATGGTATCCCTGTTGATCTTAGTGCAAAGGTTTCATCCTTAACTGCCGAAATGAGTTGCAGGATGGTGTTTGGTAAGAAGTACGAGGATAAGGATATAGATGAGAGAGGGTTCAAGACTGTGATTCAAGAGGGGATGAAGTTAGCAGCAGTTCCCAATTTGGGGGATTactttccttttcttggaaTCCTGGATATCCAAGGGCTGACAAGGAAAATGAAGGCACTTAGCAAAGTGTACGatgatttctttgaaaaagttataaatgaGCATGTTAGGGATTGGGATCATGGTGAGCAGACCAAAGACATTGTTGATACCATGATGTCCATCATGCAATCTGGACAGACTCGTGAGTTTCAGTTCGACCGGCGCCATGTCAAGGCCATTATGCTG GACATGCTTGCTGGTTCAATGGACACTGCAGCATCATCAGTGGAGTGGATACTGTCAGAACTCTTGAGGAATCCAACAACAATGAAAAAAGTTCAGAAAGAGTTGGAAGAAGTGGTGGGATTGGAGAGGATGGTGGAGGAATCAGATATTGACCAACTCGAATATCTAGACATGGTTGTTAAGGAAACCTTTCGGCTACATCCGGTGGCTCCTCTGTTGATCCCTCACTACGCTATGGAAGACTGCACGGTTAATGGCTACGACATACCTAAAGCGTCACGAATAATCATCAACACACATGCGATTGGACGGGATCCAGACGCGTGGAGTGAGCCTGAGAAGTTCATCCCTGAGAGGTTTGTTGGGAGCGAGATTGATGTTAGGGGACAACATTTCCAGCTTCTTCCATTCGGCTCCGGGAGGAGAGGCTGCCCAGGAATGCAACTCGGCCTCATACAGGTTCGGTTGATTGTGTCGCAATTAGTTCATTGCTTTGACTGGCGACTGCCTAACGGTGTTTTGCCGAAGGAGTTGGACATGGCTGAGGAGTTCGGCCTCGTCGTTAATAGGGCCAACCATCTCATGGCTATTCCTACTTTCCGGTTGCAGAATTAG